The DNA region GCTCGTGCCCTCAGGTGAGTGGGCAAAGGATGCCATTGGCCGCATGGTTTCCCGTGTGGAAGGCAATCCCAATGCCACCATTCACAAATCCACCAAGGTCACCAAGGTGGACGGCGAGGCTGGCAACTTCACCTGCCAGCTGAGCAATGGGCAGTCCGTGAAGGCGGGCTCCATCGTGCTGGCCACCGGCTTCACCCACTTCGATTCCATCAACAAGCCGGAATGGGGTTTTGGCACCTATGAAGACGTGCTGACCACCACCCAGATGGAGCAGATGGTAGCCCAGGGCGAAATCCGCTGCCCTTCCGATGGCCGTGTTCCCGAGCGCGTCTGCATCCTGCTTTGCGTCGGTTCACGTGACCGCCAGATCGGCCGTGAATGGTGCAGCAAGATCTGCTGTACGGTTTCCACCAATCTGGCCATGGAAATCAAGGAATTAAGTCCTCAGACGGATGTCTTCATCTATTATATGGACATTCGTACCTTCGGCCTGTACGAGGACAAGTTCTACTGGAAGTCCCAGGAAGAGTTCAAGACCAAGTTCGTCAAGGCGCGTATTGCCGAGGTCACCAAGTCTCCGGACGGTCGCCTGCTGGTCAAGGGCGAAGACACCCTGGTCAAGCGTCCTATCGTGATTCCCATGGACATCGTGGTGCATGCCATCGGCATGGATCCGAATGAAGACAACCCGGAAATCTCCAAGGTCTTTGGCATTGGTCTGGAAAGGCACGGCTTCGTTGATCGTGCCGAGCAGTACACCAACAGCCAGGGTACCACCCGTCGCGGTATCTACGTCGCAGGCGCTGCAACCGGTCCTGAAGACATCGATACCTCCATTGCTCAGGGCCAGTCCGCTGGTTCCCGTGCCCTGGCCGACCTCTATGGCGCAGCCCAGCAAGCCGCAGGGTAGGGGCGAGGGCGGGGGCGAGTATATCGCTCCCGCCCAGCTCGCGCTGACCCTCGATTCGGGTATTTTCAGTCGTGGTTTCACTGCCATGGGGAATATGCTCGAAAGCAGTGGTGGCACCGAGAGCTATGTCGAGGCGCTGAAGGCCAAGGCTGCCCAGTTCCAGGCCGTCTTGTCCCGGGACCATGTTCAACATCTTACGCTTGATGAGCTCAAGCCCTTGGTGGAGCGCATGTTTACGGTTCGGCGGCGGCTCTGGCCCGTTCTCCAGGAAAGCGGTGAGTCCTTGCTGCGGGACAGCATTGCTGACCTGTTGTATGCCAATGGTCCGGTTGCCGAGCGCATGAAGCGATTCGAGTCGAGCATCCCGGCAGAGGGAAAGACCAAACGCGCATTGCGTGATCTCGCGGCCGAACTGCTGCATTACAACAACCCTGAGACATACCCGCTGATGACCAGGTGGGTATGGGATCAGGGCACGGAATCGGGTGCCATGCGGGAGTTCATTGCCGGGGGAGACCACCTGCAGGAAGTCCCCTTTGGCGAGTCTCCGGAGGTGTTCGAGGGAGGCAGAGCCTGGATACGGGAGCAATTGGCCGAGATGGGTGTGTATCGTGATCTGCCATACCTGACGGATATGATGCTTGCCTTCCAGTACAGTGAGTATCTTCGGGCAATGGCGGAAGGCTTCTTGCGATCGGACTTCGGCGGACAGAGCGATCCTGCTGAGCAAATCAGGAAATTATTGGGTATAGATTCGCCACGCCGGCAAGGTGCCTCGCGGGTGAAAACAGAAACCTTGCATTAACCGGGCAGGAGTTGATATGGCAATTCATGAGAAGTCACTAATCGATCAGGATCGCATCCTGACCCATGACAAACTGGTCGTGGACGGGGTCGATGTCTCTGGTCACTGGAACACAATGATCTCCCCGCGTACCCTGACGGACTACGACGATGATTTTGAGGAGATCATTCAGAGCTACCCCGGCGGTGAAAATGTGCACCGCTGCTGGCAATGCGGCTCCTGCACCAACTCCTGCACGATGTATGCGCAGAACATCGACTTCAATCCGCGGTTCTGGATCTATCTGATCCGCCTCGGTCTGAAGGATGAGTTGATGAAGGACCGTGACATCATCTGGCAGTGTGTCTCCTGTAACAAATGCACCAACATCTGTCCCAAGGACGTGCGTCCGGAAGGCGTGATGAAGGCCACGGCACACTGGCTGGAAGAGAATGGCTACACGGAAAAGACCAGGTCGACCATCTTCGACGAGGAATTCACCGAGCAATGCCTTGAGCATGGCCGCATCGAAGATACGCACATCCTGGTCAACTTTCTCAAGAAGAGCAAGCAGCCCCTGGTTCAGGACTGGCTGGTAGAGTTCACCAAGCGCATGAACAAGCATCTGCCGGTTGGTCAGTTGATGCGGATGGGCATGAACCTGGTGTTCACACCCAAGGCCAAAACCTGGGGCCGCACCGGCGAAGTGCTTCGCGAATACGTCAGAGAGCAGAAGGAGGCCACGCACCATGGCTAAGGTTGCATATTATCCGGGGTGTGCCCTGGAAGGTTCGGGTGGCCCCTACGACAAGTCTACCCGCGTGCTGGTCAAGCAGCTCGGTCTGCAGATGGAAAACCTGCAGGACTACAACTGCTGTGGCGCGATGGAAGTGAAGAACGTCCATCCGATGCTGCAGACCTACATGTCCGCGCGTAATCTGGCCATGGCAAGCAAGCTGCAGGGCTGTGACACGGTGATGGCCCCCTGCAATGGCTGCTATCACAATCTGAAGAAGGCCGAGTATGAACTGGCCACTTCAGAGACCTCCCTCGACACTGTGCAGGATCTTGCCCGCAAGTCCGATGATCCGGTCTACGAGGGTGACGTCCGTACCGTCCATCTGCTTGAATGGCTGATGGAAGAGGTCGGTCCGGAAGGCATCAAGGGCCAGATCAAGAAGAACCTGAATGGCCTGAAGGTCGCCAACTACTACGGTTGCATGTACACCCGGCCGCGCCAGATCTTCCCCGAGAAGGATCAGGGTCCCGGTTCCGAGTCCAGCTACAAGCCGCACTTCATGGATGACCTACTGCAGGCCGCGGGCGCCGAGAACGTCGACTTTCCGCTGAAGACAGCCTGCTGTGGCGGTGCGCATACCTTGTCCGATGCCGATACCTCCACGCAGCTGGTGCTGAACCTGCTGCAGGCGGCCGAGGACGCGGGTGCCGAAGTCATCGCGACGGAATGCCCCACCTGCCACTCCGGCCTGGAAATGCATCAGGTCCGGGCGGAAACCGAGTTTGGCATCAAGACCAATGTCAAGATCATCTACTTTACCCAGTTGCTGGGCATGGCGATGGGTCTGTCCCCCCGCAAGGTAGGCGTGACCGACAACGTCAGTGATTCCCTGGATGTGCTTCAAAACCGGGGAATAGCGTAAATATCTTTACAGGGCGCAGCTTGCTGCGCCCTTTTTTTGTCCGTAATCTGGGCTGTATCTAGGATTGGGTTGGACATATATGGAATTTAACGGTTGCGAGTTCAGGCCCGAGCTGTACTACGATGACGAATATCAGGTGTGGGCCCGCCGAGAAGACGACGGGACCCTGACGGTTGGTATGACGGATATCTCGCAGAGCATCGCAGGCAAGATTCTGCATGTTCGGGTTCGGCGGCCTGGCACTCGACGGCCGGTGGGTAAGCCGGTGGCAACCATCGAGAGCGGCAAATGGGCGGGGCCGGTGCCAAACACCTTTGATTGTGTCATCGTTGAGGCCAATGAAGAGGTGCTGGAAGATCCCAACCTGCTGAACATCGAACCTTATGAGGCATGGATCGCCCGGGTCGAGCCGGTGGATGGGGTGGAACAGGCACTCAGCGTCATGAAGACAGGGGATGCGGCGGCGGAAGGCTATGCCGCCCGCTGCATACGGGACAATATCAGCTGTGAGCGGGGTATGCGCTGAGCATGGACAAGCACTATGTAGACCATGAGGAACAGGACGTGGTCATCGTCATGACCAGTGGACCCAGTACGCCACATCGTTGCGCCACGCCATTTTATCTCGGTGGCTTATTGTCATCCATGGATGCCAACGTTAAGATCTTTTTCACCATGGAAGGCGTGCGTCTCATGGAGCAGGGGGTAGCCGAGAACCTGGTCGCCATGGAGGGTGGCAAGCGGATCATCGAATTCATCCGCGACGCCAAGAATGCCGGCGTTGAATTCTTTGTTTGCCGTCCGGCAATGCCAGGCTATAAGATGGCCGAGGACAACCTGATCCCGGAAGTCACGGCAACGGCGAGCGCCGGTGATCTCGCTGATCTCATCCTGACTTCGGATCGGCAGTTGTTTTTCTAGGCTTGAGGTTTCAAGACAGATTTGGCAGTTCCACAAGGGTGGCGGTCGCGCCCGGAAGCGCTTTTTTTACCCGTAAGGAGGATGATCGATGGGCACAGTTCGTGGTTGCAACATTCCTGAAGACCTGTATTACAACGTCGAAAACAATGTCTGGGTGCGCAAGGAGGATGACGGTACGGTCACCGTGGGCATGACGGCTTATGCCTGCTCCCTGGCCGGTGAAATCGTGTCCTATACCCCCAAGAAGGTGGGCAAGGATGTTGCCAAGGACAAGTCCGCTGCCACCGTGGAGTCCGGCAAGTGGGTCGGTCCGCTGAAGGCGCCGGTCTCTGGTGCGATTACGGCCACCAATCCCGATGTTGCCGCGAACCCCGGCCTGATCAACAAGGATCCTTACGGCAATGGCTGGGTGGTCAAGCTCCAGCCCAGCGACTGGGACGGCGAATCCGGCGAGCTGAAGACGGGTGCTGATGCCCTTGCCGCCTTTGAAAGCAAGATGGACGCAGACGGCTTCGGCGGCTGCTAATTGGCCAGGGGCGTCACCCCGGTGACGCCCCACCATGATCGGGGGAAAACATGAGTGCATGGCTGGAAGCGGTAAAAAGGGTAGAAGCGCTCGAAGACCTGGATCTCAACCGGGCTCTGGTGGCAGAGATGGAGTCACGCTGGGCAGGTCTCAAAGGCAGCCAGACCGGGCCGGTGAATTTCTACACACCGTCTTTCAAACATCATGAAACCTCCGAAGTCAGTGCCTGTGGCAAGAATGCCTTTCCGGCGATCTCGATCACCGGTGGTGATTGCAAGCTCCAGTGCGATCATTGCAAGGCCAAGATTCTGGAGCCCATGATTCCTGCCCGCACGCCCGAGGACCTCGCGCGTCTGGCTGACGAGTTCGTGGCGGATGGTGCCCGGGGCATGCTGCTCAGTGGCGGGTCCGACCACCGCAATGTCGTTCATTACGAGCCTTACTTCCCGACAATCCGCAAGATCAAGGACCAATATCCGCATCTGCAGATTGCCATGCACACCGGCCTTGCTACGCCCGAGTTCGCCCGGGGCATGGAAGATGCTGGC from Thermithiobacillus plumbiphilus includes:
- a CDS encoding glycine cleavage system protein H; translated protein: MEFNGCEFRPELYYDDEYQVWARREDDGTLTVGMTDISQSIAGKILHVRVRRPGTRRPVGKPVATIESGKWAGPVPNTFDCVIVEANEEVLEDPNLLNIEPYEAWIARVEPVDGVEQALSVMKTGDAAAEGYAARCIRDNISCERGMR
- a CDS encoding CoB--CoM heterodisulfide reductase iron-sulfur subunit B family protein → MAKVAYYPGCALEGSGGPYDKSTRVLVKQLGLQMENLQDYNCCGAMEVKNVHPMLQTYMSARNLAMASKLQGCDTVMAPCNGCYHNLKKAEYELATSETSLDTVQDLARKSDDPVYEGDVRTVHLLEWLMEEVGPEGIKGQIKKNLNGLKVANYYGCMYTRPRQIFPEKDQGPGSESSYKPHFMDDLLQAAGAENVDFPLKTACCGGAHTLSDADTSTQLVLNLLQAAEDAGAEVIATECPTCHSGLEMHQVRAETEFGIKTNVKIIYFTQLLGMAMGLSPRKVGVTDNVSDSLDVLQNRGIA
- a CDS encoding glycine cleavage system protein H; amino-acid sequence: MGTVRGCNIPEDLYYNVENNVWVRKEDDGTVTVGMTAYACSLAGEIVSYTPKKVGKDVAKDKSAATVESGKWVGPLKAPVSGAITATNPDVAANPGLINKDPYGNGWVVKLQPSDWDGESGELKTGADALAAFESKMDADGFGGC
- a CDS encoding 4Fe-4S dicluster domain-containing protein — encoded protein: MAIHEKSLIDQDRILTHDKLVVDGVDVSGHWNTMISPRTLTDYDDDFEEIIQSYPGGENVHRCWQCGSCTNSCTMYAQNIDFNPRFWIYLIRLGLKDELMKDRDIIWQCVSCNKCTNICPKDVRPEGVMKATAHWLEENGYTEKTRSTIFDEEFTEQCLEHGRIEDTHILVNFLKKSKQPLVQDWLVEFTKRMNKHLPVGQLMRMGMNLVFTPKAKTWGRTGEVLREYVREQKEATHHG
- a CDS encoding DsrE family protein, which gives rise to MDKHYVDHEEQDVVIVMTSGPSTPHRCATPFYLGGLLSSMDANVKIFFTMEGVRLMEQGVAENLVAMEGGKRIIEFIRDAKNAGVEFFVCRPAMPGYKMAEDNLIPEVTATASAGDLADLILTSDRQLFF
- a CDS encoding FAD-dependent oxidoreductase → MQDTVLIVGAGPAGLAAAATVAEAGKKAVLVEKEDILGGAPIISGYAKLVPSGEWAKDAIGRMVSRVEGNPNATIHKSTKVTKVDGEAGNFTCQLSNGQSVKAGSIVLATGFTHFDSINKPEWGFGTYEDVLTTTQMEQMVAQGEIRCPSDGRVPERVCILLCVGSRDRQIGREWCSKICCTVSTNLAMEIKELSPQTDVFIYYMDIRTFGLYEDKFYWKSQEEFKTKFVKARIAEVTKSPDGRLLVKGEDTLVKRPIVIPMDIVVHAIGMDPNEDNPEISKVFGIGLERHGFVDRAEQYTNSQGTTRRGIYVAGAATGPEDIDTSIAQGQSAGSRALADLYGAAQQAAG